One window from the genome of Pararhizobium gei encodes:
- a CDS encoding CpaF family protein, giving the protein MFGKRGNDGVGKGSVISPAVQPRAHAATALAEAERPTTPVIAEPVRETAPVQRAVPPPPRKKTARTEDYYDTKSQVFSALIDTIDLSQLAKLDTESAREEIRDIVNDIITIKNFAMSISEQEELLEDICNDVLGYGPLEPLLARDDIADIMVNGAGQTFIEVGGKTIESEVRFRDNAQLLSICQRIVSQVGRRVDESSPICDARLPDGSRVNVIAPPLAIDGTALTIRKFKKDKLKLDQLVKFGAITPEGATLLQIIGRVRCNVVISGGTGSGKTTLLNCLTAYIDLDERVITCEDTAELQLQQPHVVRLETRPPNIEGEGEITMRDLIKNCLRMRPERIIVGEVRGPEVFDLLQAMNTGHDGSMGTIHSNTPRECLSRMESMIAMGGFTLPAKTVREIISGSIDIIIQAARLRDGSRRITHITEVIGMEGDVIITQDLMRYEIEGEDANGKIIGRHKSTGIGRPHFWDRARYFNEDKRLAATLDAMDKD; this is encoded by the coding sequence ATGTTTGGTAAAAGAGGAAACGACGGCGTCGGAAAGGGCAGCGTAATCAGCCCCGCCGTCCAGCCGCGCGCGCACGCCGCCACGGCTCTTGCCGAGGCCGAGAGACCGACGACGCCGGTCATTGCCGAACCCGTGCGTGAAACGGCCCCCGTCCAGCGGGCTGTTCCGCCGCCGCCCCGCAAAAAAACCGCCCGGACGGAAGACTACTACGACACCAAGAGCCAGGTGTTTTCCGCGCTCATCGACACGATCGATCTGTCGCAGCTCGCCAAGCTCGACACCGAGAGCGCACGCGAAGAAATTCGCGATATCGTCAACGACATCATAACGATCAAGAATTTCGCGATGTCGATCTCCGAGCAGGAGGAACTGCTTGAGGATATTTGCAACGATGTTCTGGGATACGGCCCGCTGGAGCCTCTGCTCGCGCGCGACGACATTGCCGACATCATGGTCAACGGGGCCGGCCAGACCTTCATCGAAGTCGGCGGCAAGACAATCGAATCCGAGGTCCGCTTCCGCGACAACGCGCAGCTCTTGTCGATCTGCCAGCGCATCGTCTCTCAGGTCGGCCGCCGCGTCGACGAATCCTCGCCGATCTGCGACGCGCGTCTTCCCGATGGATCGCGTGTCAACGTCATTGCCCCGCCGCTTGCCATCGACGGCACGGCCCTGACGATCCGCAAGTTCAAGAAGGACAAGCTGAAGCTCGACCAGCTGGTGAAATTCGGAGCGATCACGCCTGAAGGCGCGACCCTGCTGCAGATCATCGGCCGTGTCCGCTGTAACGTCGTCATTTCCGGCGGCACGGGCTCCGGCAAGACGACGCTCCTGAACTGCCTGACCGCCTATATCGATCTCGATGAGCGTGTGATCACCTGCGAAGACACGGCGGAACTGCAACTGCAGCAGCCGCATGTGGTGCGCCTGGAAACGCGTCCACCCAATATCGAAGGCGAAGGCGAGATCACCATGCGCGATCTCATCAAGAACTGCCTGCGCATGCGGCCCGAACGCATCATCGTCGGCGAAGTCCGCGGACCGGAGGTCTTCGATCTTCTGCAGGCGATGAACACCGGTCACGACGGGTCGATGGGTACGATCCACTCCAACACGCCGCGCGAATGCCTGAGCCGAATGGAATCGATGATCGCCATGGGCGGCTTCACGCTGCCGGCCAAGACGGTTCGCGAGATCATTTCCGGTTCCATCGACATCATCATCCAGGCCGCCCGCCTTCGCGACGGTTCTCGCCGCATCACCCACATCACCGAAGTCATCGGGATGGAAGGCGACGTCATCATCACGCAGGATCTGATGCGCTACGAAATCGAGGGCGAGGACGCGAACGGCAAGATTATCGGCCGTCACAAATCGACCGGCATCGGCCGTCCGCATTTCTGGGACAGAGCCCGCTATTTCAACGAGGACAAGCGCCTTGCGGCAACGCTGGACGCGATGGACAAGGACTGA
- a CDS encoding type II secretion system F family protein yields the protein MFGIDITILAIVGLVALATAGLAYGVLFTRIETQKKAESRIRRVKTAETDRVSVKAARDRVNEMSKRRKSVQDSLRDLEKKQKEKSVKAKPSMKIRLMQAGLKLSVPQFYIAGLLFGVAVSFLALIAGAKLPVVGGIFLIGSAGFPRWCVNFLINRRCKAFLNEFPNALDVMVRSIKSGLPLNDAIRLIANDGQEPVKTEFRRIIESQQVGINIPEACARMVNSIPLPEVNFFAIVIAIQAQAGGNLSEALGNLGKVLRERKKMKAKIQALSMEAKASACIIGALPFIVALLVYMTSPDYMMILFTDPRGHLIMGASAVWMSIGIWVMRNMINFDI from the coding sequence ATGTTCGGCATAGACATCACGATTCTCGCAATTGTCGGCCTTGTGGCTCTCGCAACGGCCGGTCTTGCCTATGGTGTCCTGTTCACGCGCATCGAGACGCAAAAGAAGGCGGAAAGCCGTATCCGCAGGGTGAAAACTGCCGAAACCGACAGAGTCAGTGTCAAAGCCGCGCGTGATCGCGTCAACGAGATGTCAAAACGCCGCAAATCCGTACAGGATTCGCTCAGGGATCTCGAGAAGAAGCAAAAAGAAAAATCGGTGAAGGCCAAGCCGTCGATGAAGATCCGGCTGATGCAGGCCGGGCTGAAACTGTCGGTGCCGCAATTTTATATCGCCGGCCTGCTGTTCGGCGTTGCTGTGTCGTTTCTGGCCTTGATTGCCGGCGCCAAGCTTCCGGTGGTCGGCGGTATTTTCCTGATCGGTTCGGCAGGGTTTCCGCGGTGGTGCGTCAATTTCCTGATCAATCGCCGATGCAAGGCATTTCTGAACGAATTTCCGAATGCGCTCGACGTCATGGTGCGATCGATTAAATCCGGTTTGCCGCTCAACGACGCCATACGGCTGATCGCGAATGACGGACAGGAGCCCGTGAAAACGGAGTTCCGGCGGATTATCGAATCACAACAGGTCGGCATCAACATTCCCGAGGCTTGTGCCCGTATGGTCAACAGCATCCCGCTGCCCGAAGTCAATTTCTTCGCCATCGTCATTGCCATCCAGGCGCAGGCCGGCGGCAACTTGTCCGAAGCGCTCGGAAATCTCGGCAAGGTGCTGCGCGAACGCAAGAAAATGAAGGCCAAGATTCAGGCATTGTCCATGGAAGCGAAGGCGTCGGCCTGCATTATCGGCGCCTTGCCCTTCATCGTCGCGCTCTTGGTTTACATGACCTCGCCTGACTACATGATGATTCTCTTCACCGATCCGCGCGGGCACCTCATCATGGGTGCTTCCGCGGTGTGGATGAGCATCGGCATCTGGGTGATGCGCAATATGATCAACTTCGACATCTAG
- a CDS encoding type II secretion system F family protein — protein sequence MSEGLINSLMDPNIIVAFLVAVAVLATFYSLAVPFFERGDLEKRMKSVATEREQIRARERARLNAETANSKASLRAQHNTSVRQIVERLNLRRALVDDKTVNRLKSAGYRSQNALNMFLVARFSLPFLFLAVAIIYVFVLGNFSEKPLAMRLLIVVGGAYLGFYAPNIFISNAVSKRQLSIRRAWPDALDLLLICVESGVSMELALRRVADEIAAQSPPLAEELVLTVAELSFLPDRRVALENLGIRTGLDDVKAVMQALIQADRYGTPIAQALRVLAQESRDQRMNEAEKKAAALPPKLTVPMILFFLPVLIAVILGPAGIQVSDKF from the coding sequence ATGAGCGAAGGTTTGATCAATTCACTGATGGATCCCAATATCATTGTCGCCTTTCTGGTGGCGGTGGCTGTGCTGGCGACCTTCTATTCGCTGGCGGTGCCCTTTTTCGAGAGGGGAGATCTCGAAAAGCGGATGAAATCCGTGGCAACCGAGCGCGAGCAGATCCGCGCCCGCGAGCGCGCCCGGTTGAACGCCGAGACAGCGAACAGCAAGGCCTCGCTTCGCGCGCAGCACAATACTTCGGTTCGGCAGATCGTCGAGCGGCTGAACCTACGTCGGGCGCTTGTCGACGACAAGACCGTCAACCGGTTGAAGTCAGCCGGTTACAGATCGCAGAACGCCTTGAACATGTTTCTGGTCGCCCGCTTCAGTCTGCCCTTCCTGTTTCTGGCCGTCGCGATAATCTATGTTTTCGTTCTCGGAAATTTCAGCGAGAAGCCGTTGGCGATGCGGCTGCTGATCGTTGTCGGCGGGGCCTATCTCGGTTTTTATGCGCCGAACATTTTCATTTCCAATGCGGTATCCAAGCGGCAGCTTTCGATCCGCAGAGCCTGGCCTGATGCGCTCGATCTTCTTCTGATCTGCGTGGAGTCCGGCGTCTCCATGGAACTGGCCCTACGGCGCGTCGCAGACGAGATTGCCGCCCAGTCTCCGCCTCTGGCGGAAGAACTTGTGCTGACGGTTGCCGAATTGTCGTTTCTCCCCGACCGGCGTGTCGCCCTGGAAAATCTTGGCATCCGAACAGGCTTGGACGACGTCAAGGCGGTTATGCAGGCTCTAATTCAGGCCGACCGTTACGGCACGCCGATCGCACAGGCGTTGCGCGTCCTTGCTCAGGAAAGCCGCGACCAGCGGATGAACGAAGCTGAGAAGAAGGCAGCGGCGCTGCCGCCGAAGCTGACCGTGCCGATGATCCTTTTCTTCCTGCCGGTTCTGATCGCCGTCATCCTTGGCCCGGCCGGCATTCAGGTTTCCGACAAGTTCTAG
- a CDS encoding tetratricopeptide repeat protein, whose translation MSRGYSFLSENRFLHAASIAAVVALALSGCTTQKKELTTGSIPSASFSKPVQSMNATELAGAAETVGKAYERNPNDRNAGLNYANVLKMTGRNQQALAVMQQVAIRFPTDREVLAAYGKSQAAAGQLEQALVTISRAQTPDRPDWKLKSAEGAILDQLGRASEARERYREALQIQPNEPTVLSNIGMSYLLNKDLKTAETYLRSAVEQPGADSSVRQNLALAIGLQGRFAEAEKIAKQELSPDQAEANLRYLRSIMSQQNAWQKLAKEDQGTN comes from the coding sequence ATGTCACGTGGATATTCATTTCTGTCAGAAAATCGGTTTTTGCACGCGGCATCGATCGCGGCTGTCGTTGCGCTCGCTCTTTCCGGATGCACAACGCAAAAGAAGGAACTGACAACGGGTTCGATACCGTCGGCGAGCTTCTCGAAACCGGTCCAGTCGATGAACGCCACCGAACTCGCCGGGGCCGCGGAAACCGTCGGGAAGGCTTATGAACGCAATCCCAATGATCGCAATGCGGGCCTCAATTACGCGAATGTTCTGAAAATGACGGGCCGCAATCAGCAGGCGCTCGCTGTCATGCAGCAGGTGGCGATCAGGTTTCCGACGGACAGGGAAGTTCTTGCCGCCTACGGAAAATCCCAGGCCGCTGCCGGCCAGCTTGAGCAGGCGCTGGTGACGATCTCCCGGGCCCAGACACCCGATCGGCCGGACTGGAAGCTGAAATCGGCCGAGGGCGCCATCCTCGACCAGCTTGGACGGGCGTCAGAGGCCCGTGAGCGTTATCGCGAAGCTCTTCAGATCCAGCCGAACGAACCGACGGTCCTGTCCAACATCGGCATGTCCTATCTGCTCAACAAGGATCTGAAGACGGCCGAAACCTATTTGCGTTCGGCCGTCGAGCAACCGGGTGCCGACAGCAGCGTCCGGCAAAATCTGGCTCTTGCCATCGGCCTGCAGGGACGTTTCGCAGAAGCCGAAAAAATCGCAAAGCAGGAATTGTCGCCCGATCAGGCCGAGGCAAATCTCAGATATCTACGCTCGATCATGTCGCAGCAGAACGCCTGGCAAAAGCTTGCCAAGGAAGACCAGGGCACAAACTGA
- a CDS encoding leucyl aminopeptidase family protein: MSFYQFIDRPSPFIAHSDSTLPVFAVTPGDIEQGTLLPAVLDWARKAGFKGESGAVLLIPSVDGGLGGALFGLGANPSEAPFLSGKLPRTLPAGRWHIETSSLTADQLALGYGLGAYRFDRYKTAAGEAPLLSLSADADATDMGRQIAGIYLARDLINMPTNDMGPNALEKAFRALGEHYGATVSAVLGDDLLAQNFPLIHTVGRASAEAPRLLDMRWGRPGRRKVTLVGKGVCFDTGGLDIKPASSMLLMKKDMGGAANVMGLALMIMDAKLAVDLRVLLPVVENSISANAFRPGDIYRSRKGLTVQIDNTDAEGRLILADALAYADEEDVDLIIDMATLTGAARVALGPDLPPFYTDDEELARDLSEASRTVDDPLWRMPLFKGYEKDIATRIADLTNAPSGGMAGSITAALFLKRFVTSARRWVHLDIFGWSPAERPHSPLGGEAQAIRALYHLIRQENL; this comes from the coding sequence ATGTCGTTCTACCAATTCATCGACCGCCCTTCGCCCTTCATCGCACATTCGGATTCGACGCTGCCGGTCTTTGCCGTCACGCCGGGGGACATCGAACAGGGAACCCTGCTCCCGGCCGTTCTCGACTGGGCACGCAAAGCGGGTTTCAAGGGCGAATCCGGCGCTGTGCTGCTGATCCCGTCGGTAGACGGCGGGCTCGGCGGCGCTTTGTTTGGACTTGGCGCCAACCCCTCGGAAGCACCGTTTCTGAGCGGAAAACTGCCGCGGACCCTGCCAGCCGGGCGGTGGCATATCGAGACGTCATCGCTGACGGCGGACCAGCTGGCGCTCGGATACGGACTGGGTGCCTATCGATTCGACCGCTACAAGACGGCTGCGGGCGAGGCGCCGCTCCTCTCGCTATCCGCCGATGCAGACGCCACGGATATGGGGCGGCAGATCGCCGGCATTTACCTGGCGCGGGACCTGATCAATATGCCGACCAACGACATGGGTCCGAACGCGCTGGAAAAGGCCTTTCGCGCGCTTGGCGAGCACTATGGTGCAACGGTGTCCGCAGTGCTCGGCGATGACCTTCTGGCGCAGAATTTTCCGCTCATTCATACCGTCGGCCGTGCCAGTGCAGAAGCGCCCAGGCTTCTCGACATGCGCTGGGGCAGGCCGGGGCGCCGCAAGGTGACGCTGGTCGGAAAAGGCGTCTGCTTCGACACCGGCGGGCTCGATATCAAGCCCGCATCCTCGATGCTGCTGATGAAGAAGGATATGGGCGGGGCAGCCAACGTAATGGGCCTTGCGCTGATGATCATGGACGCGAAGCTCGCCGTCGATCTGCGCGTCCTTCTGCCCGTCGTCGAGAATTCCATTTCCGCCAACGCCTTCCGTCCCGGCGATATCTATCGTAGCCGGAAGGGCCTGACGGTGCAGATTGACAATACGGATGCCGAAGGTCGGCTGATTCTCGCCGACGCGCTCGCCTATGCCGACGAGGAGGATGTCGACCTGATCATCGACATGGCAACTCTTACAGGCGCGGCCCGGGTGGCGCTCGGGCCGGATCTGCCTCCCTTTTACACGGATGACGAAGAGCTGGCTCGTGATCTTTCCGAGGCAAGCCGGACTGTCGACGATCCCCTGTGGCGCATGCCGCTTTTCAAGGGATACGAAAAGGACATTGCCACGCGCATCGCCGATCTCACCAACGCGCCGTCAGGCGGAATGGCGGGATCCATAACCGCTGCTCTGTTTCTCAAGCGCTTCGTGACCAGCGCCAGACGCTGGGTGCATCTCGACATTTTCGGCTGGTCACCGGCGGAGCGTCCGCACTCCCCGCTGGGCGGAGAAGCGCAAGCGATCCGCGCGCTGTATCATCTGATCCGCCAGGAAAACCTCTAG